The following coding sequences lie in one Notolabrus celidotus isolate fNotCel1 chromosome 6, fNotCel1.pri, whole genome shotgun sequence genomic window:
- the si:dkey-103i16.6 gene encoding SIRT1 domain-containing protein → MNKSRSSWDKKASQPAVTRITRSSSSQARHPDPAETQDPGPGSYGKQRKKQTDSALAQDLSLMSVSRQDSLPASKGKSKGSTVSIQAAHSSGSGSDQEKSSVSSVKSSSRGGLASVGRLVKLGRCKKVVVVAGAGISTASGIPDFRTPGTGLYANLEKYNIPYPEAVFNIDYFTNDPQPFFSLAKALYPGSHRPNYIHYFIRMLHHKGLLLRMYTQNIDGLEKVCGIPDDKLVEAHGSFATASCHLCYTAYPAEDAQHAIMNDNVPICTFCAATVKPDVVFFGEDLPQKYFLHTKDFPKADLLIIMGTSLQIEPFASLVNTVRSTVPRLLLNRHAVGPFEKVPLRKGDHMELGDLEDTVRRFAEMLGWSNEIEELMRTQETVNISGQTPSVETCRSKQDPQRAASSGSEETDSETDSKSSA, encoded by the exons ATGAACAAGTCCAGGTCCAGCTGGGATAAAAAAGCTTCCCAGCCTGCAGTCACCAGGATAACCCGCAGCTCCAGCTCTCAGGCCAGACATCCTGACCCTGCAGAGACTCAGGACCCGGGTCCAGGTTCAtatggaaaacaaagaaagaagcagacagacTCTGCTTTGGCCCAGGACCTGAGCCTGATGAGTGTAAGCAGACAGGACAGTTTACCTGCGAG TAAAGGAAAGTCAAAAGGCAGCACTGTCTCCATTCAGGCTGCTCACTCCTCTGGGTCCGGATCTGATCAAGAAAAGTCGTCTGTGTCTTCTGTAAAGTCCTCATCCAGGGGAGGTCTGGCCTCTGTGGGTCGGCTGGTGAAGCTTGGTCGCTGTAagaaggtggtggtggtggctggAGCAGGAATAAGCACAGCTAGCGGCATTCCTGACTTCAG aacTCCAGGAACAGGTCTTTACGCCAACTTGGAAAAGTACAACATCCCGTATCCAGAGGCTGTTTTCAACATTGACTACTTCACCAACGACCCGCAgcctttcttctctctggccAAGGCTCTGTATCCTGGCAGCCATCGACCAAACTACATACACTACTTCATCCGCATGCTTCACCACAAAGGCCTGCTGCTCCGCATGTACACGCAGAACATCGATGGACTGGAGAAGG TGTGTGGCATCCCTGATGACAAACTTGTTGAAGCTCACGGTAGTTTTGCCACAGCTTCCTGTCACCTGTGCTACACTGCCTATCCTGCTGAAGATGCTCAA catgCAATCATGAATGATAACGTTCCCATCTGCACGTTCTGCGCTGCAACAGTCAAacctgatgttgtgttttttggagaAGATCTTCCTCAGAAGTATTTCCTGCACACTAAAGACTTTCCCAAAGCAGACCTGCTTATCATCATGGGAACTTCTTTACag ATTGAGCCGTTTGCCAGCCTGGTGAACACGGTGCGCTCCACTGTGCCGCGTCTCCTCCTGAACCGACACGCTGTGGGTCCTTTTGAGAAGGTCCCTCTGCGCAAAGGAGACCACATGGAGCTGGGTGACCTGGAGGACACAGTGCGAAGGTTTGCTGAGATGCTCGGCTGGAGCAATGAGATTGAAGAACTGATGAGGACTCAGGAGACAGTG AACATAAGTGGACAGACACCTTCAGTGGAGACATGCAGGTCCAAACAAGACCCTCAGAGAGCAGCCAGCAGCGGCAGCGAGGAGACAGACTCAGAAACGGACAGCAAGAGCTCTGCCTAA